A window of Aquamicrobium sp. contains these coding sequences:
- a CDS encoding branched-chain amino acid ABC transporter substrate-binding protein — MKKALLAGAALGLVFSSPALADIVIATAGPMTGQYASFGAQMKAGAEMAVEDINAAGGVNGEQLKLEIGDDACDPKQAVAVANQFAGQGVQLVAGHFCSGSSIPASAVYAEEGIIMISPASTNPTFTDERPGPGIFRMCGRDDQQGDVAGQFLIDNYADKKVAFIHDKTAYGQGLADATMAAYEKLGGKPALYEAYTAGEKDYTALVSKLKAEGVGVLYVG; from the coding sequence ATGAAGAAGGCACTTTTGGCAGGCGCGGCGCTCGGCCTGGTTTTCTCGAGCCCCGCTCTTGCGGACATCGTCATCGCCACCGCCGGCCCGATGACGGGGCAGTACGCCTCGTTCGGCGCGCAGATGAAGGCCGGCGCGGAAATGGCCGTCGAGGACATCAACGCCGCCGGCGGCGTCAACGGCGAGCAGCTCAAGCTCGAGATCGGCGACGACGCCTGCGATCCGAAGCAGGCGGTCGCGGTCGCCAACCAGTTCGCGGGACAGGGCGTCCAGCTCGTGGCCGGCCACTTCTGCTCGGGCTCGTCGATCCCGGCCTCGGCCGTCTACGCCGAGGAAGGCATCATCATGATCTCGCCGGCCTCGACCAACCCCACCTTCACCGACGAGCGCCCCGGCCCCGGCATCTTCCGCATGTGCGGTCGTGACGACCAGCAGGGCGACGTCGCCGGTCAGTTCCTGATCGACAACTACGCCGACAAGAAGGTGGCGTTCATCCACGACAAGACCGCCTACGGCCAGGGCCTCGCCGACGCGACCATGGCGGCCTACGAGAAGCTCGGCGGCAAGCCGGCGCTCTACGAGGCCTACACCGCCGGCGAGAAGGACTACACCGCGCTCGTCTCCAAGCTGAAGGCCGAGGGCGTCGGCGTCCTCTATGTCGGCG